A genomic stretch from Sulfobacillus thermosulfidooxidans includes:
- the aceB gene encoding malate synthase A: protein MAVIINGPDVPGRDQLLTDDTLIFLSELHAQFEERRRKLLERRQSIQENLLRGERPDFRKDTEDIRQGNWEVGNIPHDLLDRRVEITGPTDAKMIINALNSGAKVYMADFEDANSPWWQNMIQGQINLTRAISRTLTYTSPKGDHYQLKDNLATLIVRPRGWHLDEAHVLVDGQRISASLFDFGVYVFHNGHRLVAQGSGPYFYLPKLENMEEAQLWNDVFDWTEKRLGLAPGTIKATVLIETILAAFEMEEILWALKDHVVGLNAGRWDYLFSIIKKFRHLSNVLAADRQSITMTVPFMRAYTELLVKTCHRHGAYAIGGMAAFIPSRRHPEINQVALAKVREDKEREAHDGYDGTWVAHPDLVPVAMEVFNQALGEERNQRHRLRDDVQVNAQDLLDFSVPEGQRTEEGLVNNVAVGIQYLASWFAGNGAVGLYNLMEDAATAEISRAQVWHWIQHGVSLDHHSPLTHETVDRIIQQGMQEWGEQWEYLPQAVELFREVALSPQWIDFLTQPAYEKLLKAGR, encoded by the coding sequence ATGGCAGTGATCATTAACGGTCCGGATGTACCGGGAAGGGACCAACTTCTGACAGACGACACATTAATCTTCTTAAGTGAACTGCATGCCCAATTTGAAGAGCGCCGCCGCAAGCTGCTCGAGCGACGCCAATCCATTCAAGAAAACCTTCTTAGGGGCGAAAGGCCGGATTTTCGCAAGGACACCGAAGACATTCGTCAAGGGAATTGGGAAGTCGGAAATATTCCTCATGATCTTTTAGATCGGCGCGTGGAAATCACGGGCCCAACAGACGCCAAAATGATTATCAATGCCCTAAATTCTGGGGCTAAAGTGTATATGGCCGATTTTGAGGACGCTAATAGTCCATGGTGGCAGAACATGATTCAAGGCCAAATCAACTTGACCCGGGCGATATCACGCACCCTGACTTATACTTCGCCCAAAGGCGACCACTATCAATTAAAAGACAATCTGGCAACTTTGATTGTCAGACCCCGGGGTTGGCATCTAGACGAAGCTCATGTGCTTGTGGATGGTCAAAGGATATCCGCATCGCTTTTTGATTTTGGAGTCTATGTCTTTCACAATGGACACCGTCTGGTTGCCCAGGGAAGCGGCCCTTATTTTTACCTGCCGAAGTTAGAAAATATGGAAGAAGCACAATTATGGAATGATGTTTTTGATTGGACCGAGAAGCGTTTAGGCTTGGCGCCGGGAACGATCAAGGCGACAGTCCTGATTGAAACCATCTTAGCGGCTTTTGAGATGGAGGAAATTTTGTGGGCGCTAAAAGATCATGTCGTGGGCCTCAATGCGGGACGGTGGGATTATCTTTTTAGCATCATAAAAAAATTTCGCCATCTAAGCAATGTCTTGGCTGCCGATCGCCAATCGATCACCATGACAGTTCCCTTTATGCGGGCCTATACGGAACTTTTGGTCAAGACTTGCCATCGTCATGGGGCTTATGCCATTGGGGGAATGGCCGCTTTTATTCCCAGCCGGCGTCATCCCGAAATTAACCAAGTCGCCTTAGCCAAGGTGCGCGAAGACAAGGAGCGTGAAGCTCATGATGGCTATGACGGCACCTGGGTGGCGCATCCCGATTTAGTGCCAGTGGCGATGGAGGTCTTCAACCAAGCACTTGGCGAGGAGAGAAACCAAAGGCACCGGTTACGGGATGATGTGCAGGTGAATGCCCAGGACTTGTTAGACTTTAGCGTACCAGAAGGACAGCGAACCGAAGAAGGGCTGGTTAATAACGTGGCTGTCGGTATTCAGTACCTCGCCTCGTGGTTCGCTGGTAATGGGGCCGTAGGACTTTATAACCTCATGGAGGATGCGGCCACAGCGGAAATTTCCAGGGCGCAGGTGTGGCACTGGATTCAACACGGGGTCTCTTTAGATCATCATAGTCCTCTGACCCATGAGACGGTCGATAGAATCATTCAACAGGGGATGCAGGAATGGGGAGAGCAGTGGGAGTACCTACCTCAAGCGGTGGAGCTCTTTCGTGAAGTCGCCTTGTCCCCCCAGTGGATAGACTTTTTGACACAACCCGCCTATGAAAAGCTATTGAAGGCAGGACGCTGA
- a CDS encoding L-lactate permease, which translates to MVFHQILNPAHHVALTAIFALIPFAVLLSLLAGFRITAWLSVIIGSVVTLAMAVGVWKMPFVTGLHAYFLGSLTGFWDIDWITLWGVVIFNTLTLTGIFDTFKTWLISQATADIRVQTILLAWSLGALLEGLVGFGYPWAVMAPILIGFGIVELDAIRVAAIANNAPVSYGALGVPIIALAAVTGLPLLSLSASVGKIVAVLALLPPWLLIYLVTGKKGLRDGWPLAVVGSLSYILGQFPVSQWVGPYLPDITGSLVSFGALLLFLRVWRPRHILGYGGVELDEVAAAGPDLPKLSANEVWRAWMPFIVLIVVVVLWTGPWSPLPKISWLLLKVTGISSISHKVTDVEFSFTPFVGGTSILASWLVILLFVRPKASMLKQIFQKTLYQMWGAIVVGIFIFGLADVFNFSGMAASLAYAFSRIGPAFILLAPILGWIGVALSGSNTSTNAMFGVMQTLVGKLLGFPILLLPSLNSVGAEVGKPIAPQTASVGVSTSQYVRSEGAVIRHNLGWTLVVLAWLIVVGLLYYFLAPGLMRLS; encoded by the coding sequence ATGGTGTTTCATCAAATCTTAAATCCCGCGCATCATGTCGCTTTGACCGCGATATTTGCGTTAATTCCTTTTGCCGTGCTTCTCAGCTTATTGGCCGGTTTTCGCATTACAGCCTGGTTGTCTGTCATCATTGGATCCGTTGTAACCCTCGCCATGGCAGTTGGGGTATGGAAAATGCCGTTCGTCACAGGACTTCATGCCTATTTTTTGGGGAGTCTCACCGGATTTTGGGATATTGATTGGATTACCTTGTGGGGTGTGGTGATTTTCAATACGCTCACCTTAACGGGCATATTTGATACCTTCAAAACATGGCTCATTAGTCAAGCTACAGCCGATATCCGGGTTCAAACCATTTTGTTAGCGTGGTCCTTGGGAGCGCTGCTTGAGGGATTGGTCGGATTTGGTTATCCCTGGGCAGTCATGGCGCCGATTCTGATCGGATTTGGCATTGTCGAATTAGATGCTATCCGAGTAGCCGCCATTGCCAACAATGCGCCGGTGTCTTACGGCGCATTAGGAGTACCGATCATCGCGCTAGCCGCAGTCACTGGCCTGCCCTTGTTAAGCTTGTCAGCTTCTGTTGGTAAAATCGTGGCCGTATTAGCTCTTCTGCCCCCATGGCTCTTGATTTATTTAGTCACCGGCAAAAAAGGTTTGCGCGACGGATGGCCTCTTGCAGTTGTGGGATCCTTATCCTATATTTTGGGACAATTTCCTGTATCGCAGTGGGTCGGCCCTTATCTTCCCGACATTACCGGATCGCTCGTTTCCTTCGGGGCCTTGCTGCTTTTCTTGCGGGTGTGGCGTCCGCGTCATATTTTGGGCTATGGCGGTGTCGAACTCGATGAAGTGGCCGCAGCAGGTCCCGATTTACCCAAGCTCAGTGCCAACGAGGTGTGGCGTGCGTGGATGCCGTTTATTGTCTTAATTGTCGTGGTGGTTTTATGGACGGGTCCCTGGTCGCCTTTACCGAAAATTAGCTGGCTGCTGTTAAAAGTGACCGGAATTTCTTCGATTTCTCACAAGGTGACAGATGTCGAATTTAGCTTTACCCCGTTTGTTGGGGGCACTTCGATTTTGGCTTCGTGGCTCGTCATCTTGCTCTTTGTGCGGCCTAAAGCCTCCATGTTGAAACAAATCTTTCAAAAAACGCTATATCAGATGTGGGGAGCTATTGTCGTCGGAATCTTTATCTTCGGCTTAGCGGATGTTTTTAACTTTTCGGGAATGGCGGCTTCTCTAGCTTATGCCTTTAGTCGAATCGGTCCAGCCTTTATCTTGTTAGCGCCCATTTTGGGATGGATTGGAGTGGCGCTGTCAGGGAGCAACACCTCAACGAATGCGATGTTTGGCGTGATGCAAACCTTAGTCGGCAAACTGCTTGGATTTCCCATTTTGCTGCTTCCTTCGTTGAATTCTGTGGGAGCTGAAGTTGGCAAGCCGATAGCGCCACAAACAGCCAGTGTCGGCGTGTCGACCAGTCAGTATGTCAGAAGCGAAGGCGCTGTGATTCGCCATAATTTGGGCTGGACGTTAGTGGTGTTAGCGTGGCTAATTGTGGTTGGACTCTTGTATTACTTTTTGGCTCCGGGATTGATGCGGCTGTCCTAA
- a CDS encoding MarR family winged helix-turn-helix transcriptional regulator, with product MAEPDILDELVIEVERFIRTGWRWRAQASFSSLNGAEVRVLMIVSRHGQMSASDLADKMGVGRPATSSVIRRLRHQGYLQQEQDTDDHRRHLLSLTPKGEQMVEELRGIRRKIWHDHLQALSVDEQRILLKLIKKISESALASKA from the coding sequence TTGGCCGAACCAGACATTTTAGATGAGCTTGTCATTGAAGTCGAACGGTTTATCCGCACAGGCTGGCGATGGCGTGCTCAGGCATCTTTTTCCTCGCTCAATGGAGCTGAGGTGCGCGTGCTCATGATTGTATCCCGGCATGGTCAGATGAGTGCTTCCGATTTGGCTGATAAGATGGGAGTGGGCCGGCCCGCGACCTCGTCCGTCATTCGGCGGCTACGCCATCAAGGATATCTTCAACAAGAACAAGATACCGATGATCACCGTCGCCATTTACTATCTTTAACCCCGAAAGGCGAACAGATGGTGGAAGAATTGCGGGGTATTCGCCGCAAGATCTGGCACGATCATCTTCAAGCGCTGTCTGTGGATGAACAGCGCATCTTACTGAAATTGATAAAAAAGATTTCCGAATCGGCTCTGGCATCTAAAGCATAG